The following proteins are encoded in a genomic region of Kosakonia oryzae:
- a CDS encoding GntR family transcriptional regulator has translation MEKAVVPPEKKQYQEIGEDLREQIIQGHYPVGSRLPPERNIAEKYGVSRTIVREALLMLELQGTVDIRQGSGVYVMRIPQAHENEEERFLSSDVGPFEILQARQLLESNIAAFAATMATRADVDNLRRILEQEQRAIALNDTTQDNSKMFHLVLAGASQNQMLLATVESIWHQMDSSPLWQQFNVHIASRPYRLKWLGDRQTLLAAVRRRDVMGAWQAMWQHLENVKKSLLELSDEDAPDFDGYLFESVPIFQGKLM, from the coding sequence GTGGAGAAGGCCGTCGTTCCGCCGGAAAAAAAACAGTACCAGGAGATTGGCGAGGATTTACGCGAGCAAATCATCCAGGGGCATTATCCCGTTGGCTCCCGCCTGCCGCCGGAGCGCAATATCGCCGAAAAATATGGCGTCAGCCGCACCATTGTGCGCGAAGCGCTGCTGATGCTGGAATTGCAGGGCACGGTTGATATTCGTCAGGGGTCGGGCGTCTATGTGATGCGTATTCCGCAGGCCCATGAAAACGAGGAAGAGCGCTTTCTCAGTAGCGATGTTGGCCCGTTTGAGATCCTGCAAGCGCGTCAGTTGCTGGAGAGCAATATTGCTGCCTTTGCGGCGACCATGGCGACGCGGGCGGATGTTGACAATCTGCGGCGCATTCTCGAACAGGAGCAGCGCGCCATCGCCCTGAATGACACCACCCAGGACAACAGCAAGATGTTTCATCTGGTGCTGGCCGGGGCTTCGCAAAACCAGATGCTGCTGGCAACGGTAGAAAGCATCTGGCACCAGATGGACAGTAGCCCGCTGTGGCAACAGTTTAATGTGCATATCGCCAGCCGTCCGTATCGCCTGAAATGGCTGGGCGATCGGCAAACGCTGCTGGCAGCGGTGCGTCGCCGCGATGTGATGGGCGCCTGGCAGGCGATGTGGCAGCATCTGGAAAATGTCAAAAAAAGCCTGCTGGAGCTATCTGATGAAGATGCGCCGGACTTCGACGGCTATCTGTTTGAATCCGTCCCCATCTTCCAGGGAAAACTGATGTGA
- a CDS encoding LacI family DNA-binding transcriptional regulator yields the protein MVTMLDVSLRAGVSKATVSRVLNKTGQVKESTRAQVFKAMEELGYRPNFLAQSLANRTSNSIGLVVSSFDGFYFGRLLQQASRRTEFHGKQLIVTDGHDTPERETLAVQMLADRRCDAIILYTRFMSEKSILRLIDETPMPLIVINRELSQAHDKCVFFEQQDAAFQVVDYLASLGHREIACITVPIHTPTGKARLMGYRKALEKHGINWDAGRVKYGDATMTRGYELCREMLQEGAHFSALFACNDDMALGASKALYQAGLRIPQDISLFGFDDAPSARWLEPGLSTVYLPIDTMIATAIDQAIKLANADEIEPIPPFTGTLVLRDSVAAGPYQD from the coding sequence ATGGTCACAATGCTGGATGTTTCACTGCGCGCAGGCGTGTCGAAAGCAACGGTTTCCCGGGTGCTCAACAAGACGGGGCAAGTCAAAGAGAGCACCCGTGCTCAGGTTTTTAAAGCGATGGAAGAGTTGGGGTATCGCCCCAATTTTCTGGCGCAATCGCTGGCGAATCGCACCAGTAATAGCATTGGCCTGGTGGTCTCCAGCTTTGACGGTTTCTATTTTGGCCGCCTGCTACAGCAGGCTTCCCGCCGGACGGAATTTCACGGTAAGCAACTGATTGTCACCGACGGTCACGACACGCCGGAGCGGGAAACGCTGGCAGTGCAGATGCTGGCGGACCGGCGCTGCGACGCCATCATTCTCTATACCCGTTTTATGAGTGAAAAGAGCATCCTGCGTTTGATCGATGAAACGCCAATGCCGCTGATCGTAATCAACCGCGAATTATCCCAGGCGCATGATAAATGTGTCTTCTTTGAGCAGCAGGACGCCGCCTTCCAGGTGGTGGATTATCTGGCGAGCCTTGGCCACCGCGAGATTGCCTGCATCACCGTGCCGATTCATACCCCCACCGGCAAAGCGCGACTAATGGGGTATCGCAAGGCGCTGGAAAAACACGGAATTAACTGGGATGCGGGAAGAGTGAAATACGGCGACGCTACCATGACGCGCGGCTATGAATTGTGCCGTGAGATGCTGCAGGAAGGGGCGCATTTCAGTGCCTTGTTCGCCTGTAACGATGATATGGCGCTCGGTGCGTCGAAGGCGCTCTACCAGGCGGGCTTGCGCATTCCGCAGGATATTTCGCTGTTTGGTTTTGATGATGCGCCCAGCGCCCGCTGGCTGGAGCCGGGGCTGTCAACGGTCTATCTGCCGATCGATACCATGATCGCCACGGCTATCGATCAGGCGATCAAACTGGCGAATGCCGACGAGATTGAACCGATCCCCCCATTCACCGGCACGCTGGTATTGCGCGATTCAGTGGCGGCGGGACCGTATCAGGATTAG
- the lysA gene encoding diaminopimelate decarboxylase yields MPRSLHQTDTDLNAENLLRLPAEFGCPVWVYDAQIIRAQIAKLSAFDVVRFAQKACSNIHILRLMREQGVKVDSVSLGEIERALAAGYDPQTHPDDIVFTADVIDDATLARVSELGIAVNAGSVDMLEQLGAVSPGHRVWLRVNPGFGHGHSQKTNTGGENSKHGIWYSDLNAALAVMQRYQLKLAGIHMHIGSGVDYGHLEQVCGAMVRQVVEFGQDLPAISAGGGLSIPYHEGEDQVDTAHYFGLWNAAREQIAKHLGHAVKLEIEPGRFLVAESGVLVSQVRSVKNMGSRHFVLIDAGFNDLMRPAMYGSYHHITALAGDGRDLRQAELIDTVVAGPLCESGDVFTQQEGGKVETRALPAVKAGDYLVLHDTGAYGASMSSNYNSRPLLPEVLFDHGVARLIRRRQTIDELLALEQF; encoded by the coding sequence ATGCCACGCTCACTACACCAGACCGATACCGACCTGAATGCCGAAAACCTGCTGCGGCTGCCTGCTGAATTTGGCTGCCCGGTGTGGGTTTATGATGCGCAAATTATTCGCGCGCAAATCGCCAAACTCAGCGCGTTTGATGTGGTGCGTTTTGCGCAAAAGGCGTGCTCAAACATTCATATTCTGCGCCTGATGCGCGAGCAGGGCGTGAAAGTCGATTCGGTGTCGCTGGGTGAGATCGAGCGGGCATTAGCGGCGGGTTACGATCCGCAAACGCATCCGGACGATATTGTTTTTACTGCCGATGTGATTGATGACGCCACGCTGGCGCGCGTCAGCGAGCTGGGCATTGCGGTGAACGCCGGTTCCGTCGATATGCTGGAACAGCTCGGCGCCGTGTCGCCGGGCCATCGCGTCTGGCTGCGCGTCAATCCGGGCTTTGGCCACGGTCACAGCCAGAAAACCAATACCGGCGGGGAAAACAGCAAACACGGTATCTGGTACAGCGATCTGAATGCGGCGCTGGCGGTGATGCAGCGCTATCAGCTAAAACTGGCGGGCATTCACATGCACATCGGTTCCGGCGTTGATTACGGCCATCTTGAGCAGGTGTGCGGTGCGATGGTGCGCCAGGTCGTGGAGTTCGGCCAGGATCTGCCGGCTATCTCCGCGGGTGGCGGGCTTTCTATTCCCTACCATGAAGGGGAAGATCAGGTTGATACGGCTCACTATTTTGGTTTGTGGAATGCCGCGCGCGAGCAAATTGCCAAACATCTCGGCCATGCGGTGAAACTGGAGATCGAGCCGGGACGCTTCCTGGTGGCGGAATCCGGCGTACTGGTATCGCAGGTGCGCAGCGTGAAAAATATGGGCAGCCGCCACTTTGTGCTGATCGACGCCGGTTTTAACGATCTGATGCGCCCGGCGATGTATGGCAGCTATCACCACATTACCGCGCTGGCTGGCGATGGCCGCGATTTGCGTCAGGCTGAACTTATCGACACTGTGGTTGCGGGGCCGCTGTGTGAATCCGGCGATGTCTTTACCCAACAAGAGGGCGGGAAAGTGGAAACCCGCGCGCTGCCTGCGGTAAAAGCGGGGGATTATCTGGTGCTGCATGATACCGGCGCGTACGGCGCATCAATGTCGTCAAACTACAACAGCCGCCCGCTGCTGCCGGAAGTGCTGTTTGATCATGGCGTTGCGCGCCTGATCCGCCGCCGTCAGACCATCGACGAGCTGCTGGCGCTGGAGCAGTTCTAA
- a CDS encoding GNAT family N-acetyltransferase, protein MKILPLYEVPRFAPQVIEWLWHEFGDALPRDFFASIIDHSQTPGALPLTFVLVDGDELLATVGLWRCDLISRQDLFPWLAALYVKESARGQGLAGQLQRHVMAQAKAMGFSQLHLYSACRDFYERYGWEYIGDGLDYPNTHVHLYRIAL, encoded by the coding sequence GTGAAAATCCTTCCTCTCTACGAAGTGCCGCGCTTTGCGCCGCAGGTTATCGAATGGCTATGGCATGAGTTTGGCGACGCTCTGCCGCGCGACTTTTTCGCCAGCATTATTGATCACAGCCAGACGCCGGGCGCATTACCGCTGACATTTGTGCTGGTTGACGGCGATGAACTGCTGGCGACTGTCGGGCTGTGGCGCTGCGATTTGATCAGCCGTCAGGATCTCTTCCCGTGGCTGGCCGCGCTGTATGTAAAAGAAAGCGCGCGCGGGCAGGGGCTGGCCGGGCAGCTACAGCGGCATGTAATGGCGCAGGCAAAAGCAATGGGATTTAGTCAGTTACATCTCTATTCCGCCTGCCGCGATTTTTATGAGCGCTACGGCTGGGAGTATATTGGCGACGGGCTGGATTATCCGAACACGCATGTGCATTTGTATCGCATTGCGCTATGA
- a CDS encoding aspartate/glutamate racemase has translation MKTIGLLGGMSWESTIPYYRLINEGVKARMGGLHSASLLLHSLDFHEIEACQATAQWHKAGEILAQAAAGLEQAGAQAIVLCTNTMHKVAGQIEERCHIPFLHIADATGRAIESAGMRNVALLGTRYTMEQDFYRGRLERQFGIETCVPGPEDRERVNEIIFEELCLGTFSDESRYYFINLIKQMASEGAEGVIFGCTEIGLLIPEKSSPIKVFDTATLHAADAVNFMLS, from the coding sequence ATGAAAACGATAGGGCTGCTGGGTGGGATGAGCTGGGAATCGACCATCCCTTACTATCGCCTGATTAACGAGGGTGTAAAAGCCCGGATGGGAGGTCTGCACTCCGCCAGTTTGTTGCTGCACAGCCTGGATTTTCACGAAATCGAAGCCTGCCAGGCAACGGCACAGTGGCATAAAGCGGGCGAAATCCTCGCGCAGGCCGCTGCGGGTCTGGAGCAGGCTGGGGCGCAGGCCATTGTGCTTTGTACTAACACCATGCACAAAGTGGCCGGGCAAATTGAAGAGCGTTGCCATATTCCGTTCCTGCATATTGCCGACGCCACCGGGCGCGCCATTGAAAGCGCGGGCATGCGCAACGTTGCGCTGCTGGGCACGCGTTACACCATGGAGCAGGATTTTTATCGCGGGCGGCTGGAAAGACAGTTTGGTATCGAAACCTGCGTACCCGGCCCGGAAGATCGCGAACGCGTGAATGAAATCATCTTTGAAGAGCTGTGCCTTGGCACATTCAGCGATGAGTCGCGTTACTATTTTATTAATCTGATCAAACAAATGGCGAGTGAAGGCGCCGAAGGGGTGATTTTTGGCTGCACCGAGATTGGCCTGCTGATACCGGAAAAGAGCAGCCCGATTAAGGTTTTTGATACCGCTACGCTGCATGCGGCTGATGCGGTGAATTTTATGCTCTCTTAA
- a CDS encoding PTS sugar transporter subunit IIC — MALQEKLIDSLGSFATKFNSYRYIMAIKSSFITLMPVIIVGAFSVLISNMVLDPKNGLASFQALSFLAALKPITSAINYATLNFLNIGAVFLIGIELGRINGIKSLFPGLLAVICFICVTPTTVEMLVDGQMHVVKDVLLRQFSDTRSLFLGMFIAILSVEVYCWLENRESLKIKMPDTVPPNVSASFSALIPAIITTTLIATFGFVFHQVTGMYLYDAVYQVVQQPLERVVQSLPGILLLMFVAQLFWVIGIHGNQMIKPIREPLLLGAITVNMSAFEQGKEVPNIITMPFWDVYMSIGGSGLTIGLLIAVMIATKRKEMKEIAKLSIGPGIFNINEPVIFGMPIMLNPILAIPFIITPLVTGSIGYFATVTGFAGKAVVMVPWTTPPLINAWLSTAGSMGAVVTQLICIVTAVVIYLPFVKIASRRAEQAQLQAQAANNA; from the coding sequence ATGGCCCTACAAGAAAAGCTCATCGATTCTCTGGGTAGTTTCGCCACGAAGTTCAATAGCTATCGCTATATCATGGCGATCAAATCTTCGTTTATTACGCTGATGCCGGTCATTATTGTCGGCGCGTTTTCAGTGCTGATTTCCAATATGGTGCTGGACCCGAAAAACGGTCTCGCCAGCTTCCAGGCGTTGTCGTTTCTTGCCGCGCTAAAACCAATTACCAGCGCCATTAACTATGCCACGCTGAACTTCCTCAACATTGGCGCGGTGTTCTTAATAGGTATTGAACTGGGGCGCATTAACGGCATCAAGTCGCTGTTTCCCGGGTTGCTGGCGGTGATCTGCTTTATCTGCGTGACGCCCACCACCGTTGAGATGCTGGTGGATGGCCAGATGCATGTGGTGAAAGATGTGCTGCTGCGCCAGTTCTCCGATACCCGCAGCCTGTTCCTCGGCATGTTTATCGCCATTTTGTCGGTGGAAGTCTACTGCTGGCTGGAAAACCGCGAGAGTCTGAAGATCAAAATGCCGGATACCGTGCCGCCGAACGTTTCCGCCTCGTTCTCGGCGCTGATCCCGGCGATCATTACCACCACGCTGATCGCCACTTTCGGCTTCGTCTTCCATCAGGTGACCGGCATGTATCTGTATGACGCCGTGTATCAGGTGGTGCAGCAACCGCTGGAGCGCGTGGTACAAAGCCTGCCCGGTATTCTGCTGCTGATGTTTGTCGCGCAATTGTTCTGGGTGATCGGTATTCACGGCAACCAGATGATCAAACCGATCCGCGAACCGCTGCTGCTGGGGGCGATCACCGTCAATATGAGCGCCTTTGAGCAGGGGAAAGAGGTGCCGAACATCATCACCATGCCGTTCTGGGATGTGTACATGAGTATCGGCGGTTCCGGCCTGACCATCGGCCTGCTGATTGCGGTAATGATCGCCACGAAACGCAAAGAGATGAAAGAGATCGCCAAGCTGTCGATAGGGCCTGGGATCTTCAATATTAACGAGCCGGTGATCTTCGGTATGCCGATCATGCTGAACCCGATCCTCGCCATTCCGTTCATTATCACCCCGCTGGTGACCGGCTCGATCGGCTACTTCGCGACGGTCACCGGTTTTGCCGGGAAAGCGGTGGTGATGGTGCCCTGGACGACGCCGCCGTTGATCAATGCCTGGCTCTCTACCGCCGGTTCGATGGGCGCGGTGGTGACCCAGTTAATCTGCATTGTTACCGCCGTCGTTATCTACCTGCCGTTTGTGAAGATCGCCTCCCGCCGTGCGGAACAGGCGCAATTACAGGCGCAAGCCGCCAACAATGCCTGA
- a CDS encoding glycoside hydrolase family 1 protein, with protein sequence MSTKTIAIPPSFILGAAASAWQTEGWEGKKAGQDSWPDLWYKNDRHVWHEGYGPAVATNFYQRFREDVQLMKQAGLTHYRTSINWSRFLTDYEQGVVDETYASYYDQLFDEMQRHGITPMICLEHYELPGYLLETYGGWASKRVVELYLLYVEKVFARFHHKVTRWFTFNEPIVVQTRVYLDALRWPYEQNTGTWMQWNHHKNLATAKVVKLFREKGYAGTVGCILNPEVTYPRSSAPHDVLAAQRYDLFYNRVFLDPLVKGHYPQELMDLLEKHNVKWDYSAEELAIIRDNTVDELGINLYYPHRVKAPSRAWHPETPFHPAYYYEPFELPGRKMNKSRGWEILPEIIYDMAMRIKNEYGNIPWFVAESGMGVENEGQFRNAEGTIEDDYRIEFIAAHLYQTLRAREQGANCHGYMLWAFTDNVSPMNAFKNRYGLVEIDLQHNRDRRAKKSLRWFRALSDERRLTLTLDDEVR encoded by the coding sequence ATGAGTACAAAAACCATTGCCATCCCGCCGTCGTTTATTCTGGGCGCGGCGGCATCGGCCTGGCAAACCGAAGGCTGGGAAGGGAAAAAAGCGGGCCAGGATTCGTGGCCCGATCTCTGGTACAAAAACGATCGCCACGTCTGGCATGAAGGTTATGGCCCGGCGGTGGCCACGAATTTCTACCAGCGTTTTCGCGAAGATGTGCAACTGATGAAGCAGGCGGGGTTAACCCACTACCGCACCTCGATCAACTGGTCGCGCTTTCTTACCGATTACGAGCAGGGCGTGGTGGATGAGACTTACGCCAGCTATTACGACCAGCTTTTTGATGAGATGCAGCGCCACGGTATTACGCCGATGATCTGCCTGGAGCACTACGAGCTGCCGGGTTATCTGCTGGAAACCTACGGCGGCTGGGCGTCGAAGAGAGTGGTTGAACTCTATCTGCTGTACGTTGAGAAAGTGTTTGCGCGCTTCCACCATAAAGTGACGCGCTGGTTTACCTTTAATGAGCCGATTGTGGTGCAAACCCGCGTCTATCTTGATGCGCTGCGCTGGCCGTATGAGCAGAACACCGGCACCTGGATGCAGTGGAATCACCACAAAAACCTGGCGACGGCAAAAGTGGTGAAGCTGTTTCGCGAGAAGGGCTACGCCGGAACTGTCGGTTGCATTCTCAACCCGGAAGTGACTTACCCGCGTTCCAGCGCCCCGCACGATGTACTGGCGGCACAGCGTTACGATCTGTTCTATAACCGCGTGTTCCTCGATCCGCTGGTGAAAGGCCACTATCCGCAGGAGCTGATGGATCTGCTGGAAAAACACAACGTTAAATGGGATTACAGCGCAGAGGAACTGGCGATCATCCGCGACAACACCGTCGATGAACTGGGCATCAATCTTTATTATCCGCACCGTGTGAAAGCGCCGTCGCGCGCCTGGCACCCGGAGACACCATTCCATCCGGCGTATTACTATGAGCCGTTTGAGCTGCCTGGCAGAAAGATGAACAAATCGCGCGGCTGGGAGATCCTGCCGGAGATCATCTATGACATGGCGATGCGCATCAAAAACGAGTACGGCAACATTCCGTGGTTTGTTGCGGAAAGCGGTATGGGCGTGGAGAACGAAGGGCAGTTCCGCAATGCCGAGGGAACCATTGAGGATGATTACCGCATTGAGTTTATCGCCGCGCATCTGTATCAGACGCTGCGGGCGCGGGAACAAGGCGCGAACTGCCACGGCTATATGCTGTGGGCGTTTACCGACAACGTTTCGCCGATGAACGCCTTTAAAAACCGCTATGGGCTGGTGGAGATCGATCTGCAACACAACCGCGATCGGCGGGCGAAAAAGTCGCTGCGCTGGTTCCGCGCGCTGAGCGATGAGCGCCGGTTGACCCTTACCCTTGATGATGAAGTAAGATAG
- a CDS encoding LysR family transcriptional regulator, giving the protein MPAVNLRHIEIFHAVMTTGNLTEAAALLHTSQPTVSRELARCEKVLGLKLFERSRGRLHPTVQGLRLFEEVQRSWYGLDRIVSVAESLREFRQGELSVACLPVFSQSFLPLLLQPFLARYPDVSLNIVPQESPLLEEWLSAQRHDLGLTETLSTPAGTERTPLLTCNEVCVMPQDHPLASKTVLTPADFQGENYISLSRTDSYRQLLDALFTEHQVKRRMVLETHSAASVCAMVRAGVGLSVVNPLTALDYAASGVAVRRFSIDVPFTVSLIRPLHRPASALVDAFARHLQAAMPLIAQPLAAMLGES; this is encoded by the coding sequence ATGCCAGCCGTTAACTTGCGCCATATCGAAATTTTTCACGCGGTGATGACCACCGGCAATCTGACTGAAGCCGCAGCCTTGCTGCATACCTCGCAGCCGACGGTCAGCCGCGAACTGGCGCGCTGTGAAAAGGTGCTGGGGCTGAAGCTGTTTGAACGTTCGCGCGGGCGTTTGCATCCCACGGTACAAGGGCTGCGGCTGTTTGAAGAGGTGCAGCGCTCGTGGTACGGGCTGGATCGCATTGTCAGCGTCGCCGAGAGCCTGCGCGAGTTTCGCCAGGGGGAGCTCTCCGTCGCCTGTCTTCCCGTCTTCTCGCAGTCTTTTTTACCGCTGCTGTTACAACCTTTTCTCGCCCGCTATCCGGATGTCAGCCTGAACATTGTGCCGCAGGAGTCGCCATTGCTGGAGGAGTGGCTGTCGGCGCAGCGCCATGATTTAGGCCTGACCGAAACGCTGAGCACGCCAGCAGGCACCGAACGCACGCCGCTGCTGACCTGTAATGAAGTGTGCGTCATGCCGCAGGATCACCCGCTGGCCAGCAAAACGGTGCTGACGCCAGCCGATTTTCAGGGGGAGAATTACATCAGCCTGTCGCGTACCGACAGCTACCGGCAACTGCTGGATGCGCTGTTTACGGAACATCAAGTGAAGCGGCGAATGGTGCTGGAAACCCACAGCGCCGCCTCGGTTTGTGCGATGGTGCGCGCGGGCGTTGGGCTTTCGGTGGTTAACCCGCTGACGGCGCTGGATTACGCCGCCAGCGGTGTCGCCGTGCGTCGTTTCAGTATTGACGTCCCCTTTACCGTCAGCCTGATTCGCCCGCTGCATCGCCCGGCGTCAGCGCTGGTGGATGCTTTCGCACGCCATTTACAGGCAGCCATGCCGCTGATTGCCCAGCCGCTGGCCGCCATGCTGGGCGAGTCTTAA
- a CDS encoding carbohydrate ABC transporter permease, with amino-acid sequence MNENKLLGLAWISPYIIGLIVFTAFPFVSSFFLSFTEYDLMSPPVFNGIENYRYMFTEDTLFWKSMGVTFAYVFLTIPLKLAFALGIAFVLNFKLRGIGFFRTAYYIPSILGSSVAIAVLWRALFAIDGLLNSFIGVFGLDPVNWLGEPSLALMSVTLLRVWQFGSAMVIFLAALQNVPQSQYEAAMIDGASKWQMFMKVTVPLITPVIFFNFIMQTTQAFQEFTGPYVITGGGPTYYTYLFSLYIYDTAFKYFDMGYGAALAWVLFLVVAVFASIAFKSSKYWVFYSADKGGKNG; translated from the coding sequence ATGAATGAAAACAAACTACTGGGATTGGCCTGGATATCGCCCTACATTATTGGGTTGATAGTCTTTACGGCTTTCCCATTCGTTTCATCATTCTTTCTCAGTTTTACTGAGTACGATTTGATGAGCCCGCCGGTATTTAACGGCATCGAAAACTATCGCTACATGTTTACGGAAGATACCCTCTTCTGGAAATCGATGGGCGTGACTTTTGCTTATGTCTTTTTGACCATCCCGCTGAAGCTGGCCTTTGCGCTGGGCATTGCCTTTGTGCTGAATTTTAAACTTCGCGGCATCGGCTTTTTCCGTACGGCTTACTACATTCCGTCCATTCTCGGCAGCTCTGTCGCGATTGCCGTGCTGTGGCGCGCGCTGTTCGCCATTGATGGCCTGCTGAACAGTTTTATCGGCGTGTTCGGCCTGGATCCGGTGAACTGGCTGGGCGAACCGTCGCTGGCGCTGATGTCGGTGACGCTGCTGCGCGTGTGGCAATTTGGCTCTGCAATGGTGATCTTCCTTGCCGCGCTGCAAAACGTCCCGCAATCCCAGTACGAAGCAGCAATGATCGACGGTGCCAGCAAGTGGCAGATGTTCATGAAAGTGACCGTACCGCTGATTACGCCGGTGATTTTCTTCAACTTTATTATGCAGACCACGCAGGCGTTCCAGGAGTTTACCGGCCCGTATGTCATCACTGGCGGCGGCCCGACCTATTACACCTATCTGTTCTCGCTCTACATCTACGATACCGCCTTCAAATATTTCGATATGGGTTACGGCGCGGCGCTGGCCTGGGTTCTGTTCCTGGTTGTGGCGGTCTTTGCCTCCATCGCCTTTAAGTCCTCGAAATATTGGGTGTTCTACTCTGCCGATAAGGGAGGCAAAAATGGCTGA
- a CDS encoding carbohydrate ABC transporter permease: protein MADIQHLTPGMKEAEREVARTLRREKISAWIRYTILLFVGLLMLYPLAWMFSASFKPNHEIFTTLGLWPTHATWDGFINGWKTGTEYTFGHYMLNTFKYVIPKVILTIISSTVVAYGFARFEIPWKNFWFGTLIATMLLPSTVLLIPQYLMFREMGMLNSYMPLYLPLAFATQGFFVFMLIQFLRGVPRDMEEAAQIDGCNSWQVLWYVVVPILKPAIISVALFQFMWSMNDFIGPLIYVYSVDKYPIALALKMSIDVTEGAPWNEILAMASISILPSIIVFFLAQRYFVQGVTSSGIKG, encoded by the coding sequence ATGGCTGATATCCAACATCTCACGCCGGGCATGAAGGAAGCCGAACGTGAAGTGGCGCGCACCCTGCGCCGCGAGAAAATCAGCGCCTGGATCCGCTATACGATCCTGCTCTTTGTCGGCCTGTTAATGCTTTACCCGCTGGCGTGGATGTTCTCGGCATCGTTCAAACCGAACCACGAAATCTTCACCACGCTGGGGCTGTGGCCGACGCACGCAACGTGGGACGGTTTTATCAACGGCTGGAAAACCGGGACGGAGTACACCTTCGGCCATTACATGCTGAACACCTTCAAGTATGTGATCCCGAAAGTGATCCTGACGATCATCTCTTCAACGGTGGTGGCTTACGGTTTCGCCCGCTTTGAGATCCCGTGGAAGAATTTCTGGTTCGGTACGCTGATCGCCACCATGCTGCTGCCAAGCACCGTGCTGCTGATCCCGCAGTACCTGATGTTCCGTGAAATGGGCATGCTCAACAGCTATATGCCGCTCTATCTGCCGCTGGCGTTCGCCACGCAAGGTTTCTTCGTCTTTATGTTGATTCAGTTCTTACGCGGCGTGCCGCGCGACATGGAAGAAGCAGCGCAGATCGACGGCTGTAACTCCTGGCAGGTGCTGTGGTACGTAGTGGTGCCGATCCTGAAACCGGCCATTATCTCCGTCGCGCTGTTCCAGTTCATGTGGTCAATGAACGACTTTATCGGGCCGCTGATTTACGTCTACAGCGTGGATAAATACCCGATCGCACTGGCGCTGAAAATGTCCATCGACGTGACCGAAGGTGCGCCGTGGAACGAAATTCTGGCAATGGCGAGTATCTCCATTCTGCCGTCCATCATTGTCTTCTTCCTGGCACAACGCTACTTCGTACAGGGCGTAACCAGCAGCGGAATTAAAGGTTAA
- a CDS encoding cupin domain-containing protein — MFTFHKETQLDDLGNGVTRRILAHGGKMMAVEVMFEQGAIGPMHNHPHEQLTYVLSGEFEFTIGDKKHIVTAGDTLYKQPHIMHGCVCLKAGTLLDTFTPVREDFLK, encoded by the coding sequence ATGTTTACCTTCCATAAAGAGACTCAGCTTGACGATCTGGGCAACGGCGTAACGCGTCGTATCCTCGCCCATGGCGGCAAAATGATGGCGGTCGAAGTCATGTTCGAACAAGGCGCCATCGGCCCGATGCACAACCATCCTCATGAACAGCTCACGTATGTCTTATCCGGTGAGTTCGAATTTACCATCGGTGATAAGAAACATATCGTCACCGCAGGCGATACTCTTTATAAGCAACCGCACATTATGCACGGCTGCGTCTGCCTGAAGGCAGGAACACTGCTCGATACCTTCACCCCGGTGCGCGAAGATTTCTTAAAATAA